A stretch of the Leptidea sinapis chromosome 5, ilLepSina1.1, whole genome shotgun sequence genome encodes the following:
- the LOC126980176 gene encoding kinesin-like protein KIF23, whose protein sequence is MRSAKKYEFRTPSRSKQNLNQEKDPVQVYCRLRPMQRDTDVVCIKIISPTTILMTPPSTALSYRNENTKSMKYTFKEVFPPETSQQDVFDKVAFPLVQGLLKGENGLLFTYGVTGSGKTFTMTGEPHNCGILPRCLNVIFKAINDLQAHKYVFKPDKMNMFDIQSEAEAMLERQKELHKFKSGKKNNSNPDLIMSNTDASKIEGIKEDNQYAVFVTYVEVYNNTVYDLLEDGPPTKQLAVKIIREDAARNMYVHGVTEIEIKSAEDAFDAFYLGLKRKRMAHTILNAESSRSHSVFTIRLVQAPVDAMGEAVIQNKELLTISQLSLVDLAGSERTNRTKNTGQRLREAGNINKSLMTLRTCLELLRENQINGTKNIVPYRESKITHLFKNFFEGEGHVRMIVCASPKAEDYDETIQVMRFAEMAAEVEVVKPQIHDVVSNIGLMSGRRKANKIFKTARDHIARPEAKDLEVDLGLVYSLGPDFPSIELNSPQASHVIKELIAHLEMRINRAEIIKRSKAIQDERLRSALLDLEKESLEVRSINTSLKGQLSSAERRIKALEERLMSTENTSISHQKKHKELTEYTSMLKRELQEKELLLSQYKLDKEKQKKILERKYNHKIAAEHEKAKEIIIEKQKLKNAIEEKENILRNIANAVHGHGDNIDAVPRSTLEFGAQASVQEYTPGSTPRALPAHLLTPFSSGHTKDNRETPTSRRGVAIANPRHRRSLSADGRGRGWVEHAPNNMVPMGTVMKPTLGNSKHVNKLTNVKDITHTKRSKYCLLSQQQDTDGEVETMAYKGDIVPTCGGGAQVIFKDVELLKQFSPTKERESHSTSGRHSCARHSGKRRDTGCSPPQTPSNTSKKQRVDDD, encoded by the coding sequence ATGAGATCCGCTAAGAAATATGAATTCCGAACGCCTTCTCGAAGTAAGCAGAATTTAAATCAAGAAAAGGATCCTGTCCAAGTATATTGTAGATTACGCCCTATGCAAAGGGATACCGATGTTGTCTGCATAAAGATAATTTCTCCAACAACAATTCTCATGACTCCACCATCAACAGCGTTAAGTTATAGAAATGAGAATACCAAGTCAATGAAGTACACTTTCAAGGAAGTCTTCCCTCCAGAAACAAGTCAACAAGATGTATTCGATAAAGTAGCATTTCCTCTTGTACAAGGCTTATTGAAAGGAGAGAATGGTTTGTTATTTACATACGGAGTAACTGGAAGTGGTAAAACATTCACAATGACCGGTGAACCTCATAATTGTGGTATATTACCAAGATGtttgaatgttatatttaaagcaATTAATGACCTACAAGCTCATAAATATGTGTTTAAACCAGACAAAATGAACATGTTTGACATTCAATCTGAAGCTGAGGCAATGTTAGAACGTCAAAAAGAACTTCACAAATTCAAAAGTGGAAAGAAAAATAACTCTAATCCCGACCTTATTATGTCTAATACGGATGCATCTAAAATAGAGGGGATCAAAGAGGATAATCAATATGCTGTGTTTGTGACTTATGTTGAAGTATATAACAATACTGTCTATGATTTACTTGAAGATGGACCACCAACAAAGCAATTAGCGGTCAAGATTATAAGAGAAGACGCAGCACGCAATATGTATGTACATGGTGTAACGGAAATTGAGATCAAAAGTGCTGAAGATGCATTTGATGCTTTCTATTTAGGTTTAAAACGAAAGAGAATGGCTCATACTATTCTAAATGCTGAGTCAAGTAGAAGTCATTCTGTTTTTACAATTCGACTTGTTCAAGCACCAGTTGATGCTATGGGGGAAGCTGTGATACAAAACAAGGAGTTACTCACCATTAGTCAGTTAAGTCTTGTTGACTTAGCTGGTAGTGAACGTACCAATAGAACTAAAAACACAGGACAAAGGTTACGGGAGGCAGGCAACATAAACAAATCATTAATGACATTGCGTACTTGTCTTGAATTATTGAGAGAAAATCAAATCAACGGAACAAAAAACATTGTCCCATACAGAGAATCAAAGataacacatttatttaaaaatttctttGAGGGCGAAGGCCATGTAAGAATGATAGTTTGTGCCAGTCCGAAAGCTGAAGATTATGATGAGACCATTCAAGTTATGAGGTTTGCTGAAATGGCTGCTGAAGTGGAAGTTGTAAAGCCCCAGATACATGATGTTGTATCTAATATTGGTCTTATGTCTGGCCGTAGAAaagctaataaaatatttaaaacagctCGGGATCACATAGCTAGACCAGAAGCTAAAGACTTAGAGGTTGATTTGGGTCTTGTTTACAGCCTTGGGCCAGACTTTCCTAGCATAGAATTAAATAGTCCCCAAGCATCTCATGTAATCAAAGAATTGATAGCTCATTTAGAAATGAGAATCAATAGagctgaaataataaaaaggaGCAAAGCCATACAGGATGAAAGGTTAAGGTCTGCATTGTTAGATTTGGAAAAAGAGTCACTAGAAGTACGGAGTATCAATACATCTTTGAAAGGACAGCTATCCTCAGCTGAGAGGAGAATTAAAGCTTTAGAAGAACGCCTAATGTCAACCGAAAACACATCAATTAGCCACCAGAAAAAACACAAAGAATTAACAGAATACACTTCTATGCTCAAACGGGAATTGCAGGAAAAAGAATTACTCTTGAGCCAGTATAAGCTAGATAAAGAGAAACAGAAAAAGATACTTGAACGtaaatataatcacaaaattgcAGCAGAACATGAGAAGGCAAAGGAGATTATTATAGAAAAGCAGAAGTTGAAGAATGCTATTGAAGAAAAGGAGAATATTTTGAGGAACATTGCAAATGCTGTGCATGGGCATGGGGATAATATAGATGCTGTGCCTAGATCAACTCTAGAATTTGGTGCTCAAGCAAGTGTTCAAGAATATACACCTGGTTCTACTCCAAGAGCTTTACCTGCACATTTATTAACACCATTTAGTTCTGGACACACAAAGGACAATAGGGAGACACCAACATCACGACGAGGTGTGGCCATCGCTAACCCACGTCATCGCAGATCTCTCTCAGCTGATGGTCGTGGTCGTGGTTGGGTAGAACATGCACCAAACAATATGGTTCCAATGGGTACTGTTATGAAACCAACACTCGGAAATAGCAAGCATGTCAATAAACTGACAAATGTAAAGGACATAACACACACCAAGAGATCTAAGTATTGTTTGTTATCACAGCAGCAGGATACTGATGGTGAAGTAGAAACCATGGCATATAAGGGAGACATTGTGCCCACATGTGGAGGAGGAGCTCAAGTGATTTTCAAAGATGTTGAGCTGCTGAAGCAGTTTTCACCAACCAAGGAGCGAGAATCTCATTCAACTAGTGGAAGACATTCATGTGCAAGGCATTCTGGCAAGAGACGAGACACCGGATGCTCACCACCACAAACACCATCAAACACTAGCAAAAAGCAAAGGGTAGATGATGATTAA